A window of the Diorhabda carinulata isolate Delta chromosome 1, icDioCari1.1, whole genome shotgun sequence genome harbors these coding sequences:
- the LOC130894185 gene encoding coiled-coil domain-containing protein R3HCC1L — protein sequence MSIYTDVDNILKILSTKFHKIFCDREFVCSVQEDFQVILKNRNKCCVVVFPVLCPNYLKAVQYQAKIFDLEVFTLGSGQICSLAVCDKKFLLKKTEDSDKQIMSSIEQECGAGITSKKKRPERQLYIPPAQRRLPVSELPINNTLCSSKGKNLTSTLSKRKELQKKENIAYEYTKVEPEYSTSVNEIFNINTINAMNNLKYFSYMWWKYELFECTNLNIFKYVSTKSFFNKKIRCNLNPDVRKIFNLENKTTLYILRNDYFLWQPKVDVFMNCKESNLKVVPLTNLDNSNVKRIDVCDKIPLADNVFRSKTYSDVLEEFNLICDVDVFWLQNRVDPSNLLDICFSDIYYYEDYYYEKLENIGDFISKILYNEDNCDERQSKTHVETQEIKIPDDIEETEIDNTPIDNKNELSLEQNKKKVNTSKSNLNNLKNTINLTENAKLKNDLEEEKEIMRKTKENINRKTRPIMKYVDDSNHTLKIESNDVNNWEDLFDEDGQLQEDLLKEIVTKVGEDVTIVKAKEDYSDYFSKHVNIEELEHMVELYDFPASLGTHDLIHAFSEIKSDAMYIKWVDDTHAILVLGSSSQAQKAINVKNPLIKVRPMPAASKTALSIAYRNELKPAMKRPPTNLQTARRLITTHLGTKSGISKELSAKERDDLKAAREMKRLVKKNEQDAWDGNLRSSMD from the exons ATGAGTATATACACAGATGTAGATAACATACTAAAAATACTATCAACAAAATTCCATAAGATATTTTGTGACAGAGAATTCGTTTGTAGTGTTCAAGAAGATTTTCAGGTTATCTTGAAAAATAGGAATAAATGCTG TGTTGTTGTATTTCCCGTGTTGTGTCCGAACTATTTGAAAGCAGTCCAGTACCAAGCAAAAATTTTCGACCTTGAAGTTTTTACATTAGGAAGTGGACAAATCTGTTCTTTGGCAGTATGTGACAAAAAGTTCTTACT aaaaaaaactgaGGATAGTGACAAACAAATAATGTCAAGTATTGAACAAGAGTGTGGAGCTGGTATCACTTCAAAGAAAAAGCGTCCTGAAAGGCAACTTTATATACCTCCAGCTCAAAGGAGATTACCTGTATCTGAGTTACCTATAAATAACACATTATGTAGTTCAAAAGGAAAAAATCTAACTTCTACTTTGAGTAAACGAAAAGaactacaaaaaaaagaaaatattgcatATGAATATACAAAAGTTGAACCAGAATATTCTACATCAGTTAATGAAATCTTTAATATCAATACTATTAATGCAATgaataacttgaaatatttttcatatatgtgGTGGAagtatgaattatttgaatgtaCTAATCTAAATATCTTTAAATATGTGTCTACTaagtcatttttcaataaaaaaataaggtgCAATCTGAATCCTGATGTTAGGaagatttttaatttagaaaataagaCTACACTCTATATTTTAAGAAACGATTATTTTCTTTGGCAACCAAAAGTTGATGTGTTCATGAATTGCAAGGAATCCAATTTGAAAGTCGTACCTCTCACCAACCTTGATAACTCAAATGTAAAG AGGATAGATGTCTGTGACAAGATACCATTGGCTGATAATGTTTTCCGGAGCAAAACGTATTCAGATGTTTTAGAAGAATTTAATCTTATTTGTGATGTTGATGTGTTCTGGTTACAAAATCGAGTGGACCCAAGCAATTTGTTGGACATTTGTTTCAGCGATATTTATTACTATGAAGATtactattatgaaaaattggaaaacattgGAGATTTTATCAGTAAAATA CTATATAATGAAGATAACTGCGATGAAAGACAAAGTAAAACACATGTAGAAACACAAGAAATCAAAATTCCTGATGATATTGAGGAAACAGAAATTGATAATACACCCATtgacaataaaaatgaattatcacttgaacagaataaaaaaaaagtgaatacgTCCAAATCGaacttaaataatttgaaaaatactattaacTTAACCGAAAATGCTAAATTAAAGAATGACttggaagaagaaaaagaaattatgagaaaaactaaagaaaatattaataggaAAACAAGACCAATTATGAAATATGTTGATGATTCCAACCATACTTTGAAGATTGAAAGTAATGATGTAAATAATTGGGAAGATTTATTTGATGAGGATGGTCAGTTACAAGAAGATCTATTAAAAGAG ATTGTCACTAAAGTAGGTGAGGATGTAACAATAGTAAAAGCTAAAGAAGATTACTCAGATTACTTCTCAAAACATGTAAATATTGAAGAACTGGAGCATATGGTAGAGTTATATGACTTCCCAGCGTCTTTGGGAACCCATGATTTAATTCATGCGTTTAGTGAGATTAAAAGTGATGCTATGTATATTAAATGGGTAGATGATACACATGCCATTCTTGTTCTTGGATCTTCTTCACAAG caCAAAAAGCCATAAACGTTAAAAATCCTCTGATTAAAGTGCGTCCAATGCCCGCAGCCAGTAAAACAGCACTTTCAATTGCTTATAGAAATGAGCTAAAACCAGCCATGAAACGACCCCCAACAAATTTGCAAACCGCCAGGAGGCTGATAACAACCCATCTTGGAACTAAGAGTGGTATTAGTAAAGAATTAAGTGCCAAAGAGCGCGATGATTTAAAGGCTGCCagag aAATGAAAAGACTAGTCAAGAAAAATGAACAAGATGCTTGGGATGGAAATCTTCGTTCATCTATGGATTGA
- the LOC130894201 gene encoding DNA-binding protein P3A2 isoform X2 encodes MVLIMNNSNGNQNNTEQIAMVVGSPSGMSVASDDDDNSPSSPGSAYEEGADLMAAAMGDEVTAQLAAAGPVGVAAAAAIVSSKKRKRPHSFETNPSIRKRQQNRLLRKLRQTIDEFATRVGQQAIVLVATPGKPNTSYKVFGAKPLEDVIKNLRGMIMEELENALAHQAPPPIQEDPTLFELPPLIIDGIPTPVEKMTQAQLRAFIPLMLKYSTGRGKPGWGRESTRPPWWPKELPWANVRMDARSEDEKQKISWTHALRQIVINCYKFHGREDLLPAFTEEDEKANAAATANANITTQYTPTVLHTITNPDGTVSIVQVDPNNPIITLPDGTTAHVQGMATGDGSQVHAIQTITEGGAAGEVVDLNSVTEATLNSEGQIILTAEDGHVSGVITVPVTASMYQTMVANIQHLHTNSDGTVCVTPVVQVPKVEPNCGESMDTLTVTPSGITTHSMMIQGSGGEAPQVLQVLSLKDATVLTKAMQGIADVKTEETIISDQ; translated from the exons ATGGTCTTgataatgaataattcaaacGGAAATCAGAATAATACAGAGCAAATCGCCATGGTCGTAGGTTCACCTAGTGGAATGTCTGTTGCATCTGATGATGATGACAATAGCCCGTCATCACCAGGCTCTGCATATGAAGAAGGTGCAGACCTTATGGCTGCTGCCATGGGAGATGAAGTTACAGCACAATTAGCTGCTGCAG GACCTGTTGGGGTGGCGGCAGCAGCAGCCATAGTTTCATCAAAAAAACGGAAACGACCACATTCATTTGAAACAAATCCTTCAATACGAAAAAGGCAACAAAATAGGTTGTTAAGAAAACTTCGG CAAACTATTGACGAATTTGCTACCAGAGTTGGTCAGCAAGCGATAGTATTAGTAGCTACTCCTGGTAAACCTAACACTAGTTACAAGGTATTTGGAGCGAAACCTTTAGAAGATGTTATAAAAAACCTTAGAGGCATGATAATGGAGGAGTTAGAAAATGCCCTTGCACACCAGGCACCTCCTCCAATCCAAGAGGATCCCACACTTTTCGAATTGCCTCCACTTATAATTGATGGCATTCCAACTCCTGTTGAAAAGATGACACAAGCACAATTGAGGGCTTTTATTCCATTGATGTTGAAATATTCAACTGGAAGGGGGAAACCTGGTTGGGGAAGAGAATCTACGAGACCACCTTGGTGGCCGAAAGAGCTGCCTTGGGCTAACGTGAGGATGGATGCACGAAGCGAAGACGAAAAACAAAAG ATATCGTGGACTCATGCCTTGCGACAGATtgttataaattgttacaaGTTCCATGGAAGAGAGGATCTTCTACCAGCATTCACTGAAGAAGACGAAAAAGCCAATGCTGCTGCCACCGCTAATGCCAAT ataaCTACACAGTATACTCCAACAGTACTTCACACCATTACGAATCCAGATGGTACTGTGAGCATTGTCCAGGTTGATCCTAACAATCCAATAATCACTTTGCCTGATGGAACTACTGCACATGTTCAAGGAATGGCTACG GGTGATGGAAGTCAAGTTCATGCTATTCAAACAATCACAGAAGGTGGCGCTGCTGGTGAAGTCGTGGACCTCAATTCTGTAACGGAAGCTACTCTGAATTCTGAGGGGCAAATTATATTGACTGCTGAAGATGGACATG TAAGTGGAGTGATCACAGTACCAGTAACAGCATCCATGTATCAAACTATGGTAGCCAATATTCAACATCTACACACAAACAGTGACGGAACTGTCTGTGTCACCCCTGTAGTACAAGTACCAAAA GTGGAACCAAATTGTGGTGAAAGCATGGACACTTTGACTGTTACTCCAAGTGGTATCACAACACATTCAATGATGATACAAGGTTCTGGTGGAGAAGCTCCCCAAGTACTTCAAGTATTGTCCTTAAAAGATGCTACAGTTTTGACTAAAGCCATGCAAGGCATCGCCGATGtcaaaacagaagaaacaataaTAAGTGACCAatag
- the LOC130894201 gene encoding DNA-binding protein P3A2 isoform X1, whose protein sequence is MVLIMNNSNGNQNNTEQIAMVVGSPSGMSVASDDDDNSPSSPGSAYEEGADLMAAAMGDEVTAQLAAAGPVGVAAAAAIVSSKKRKRPHSFETNPSIRKRQQNRLLRKLRQTIDEFATRVGQQAIVLVATPGKPNTSYKVFGAKPLEDVIKNLRGMIMEELENALAHQAPPPIQEDPTLFELPPLIIDGIPTPVEKMTQAQLRAFIPLMLKYSTGRGKPGWGRESTRPPWWPKELPWANVRMDARSEDEKQKISWTHALRQIVINCYKFHGREDLLPAFTEEDEKANAAATANANITTQYTPTVLHTITNPDGTVSIVQVDPNNPIITLPDGTTAHVQGMATLQSAQGDGSQVHAIQTITEGGAAGEVVDLNSVTEATLNSEGQIILTAEDGHVSGVITVPVTASMYQTMVANIQHLHTNSDGTVCVTPVVQVPKVEPNCGESMDTLTVTPSGITTHSMMIQGSGGEAPQVLQVLSLKDATVLTKAMQGIADVKTEETIISDQ, encoded by the exons ATGGTCTTgataatgaataattcaaacGGAAATCAGAATAATACAGAGCAAATCGCCATGGTCGTAGGTTCACCTAGTGGAATGTCTGTTGCATCTGATGATGATGACAATAGCCCGTCATCACCAGGCTCTGCATATGAAGAAGGTGCAGACCTTATGGCTGCTGCCATGGGAGATGAAGTTACAGCACAATTAGCTGCTGCAG GACCTGTTGGGGTGGCGGCAGCAGCAGCCATAGTTTCATCAAAAAAACGGAAACGACCACATTCATTTGAAACAAATCCTTCAATACGAAAAAGGCAACAAAATAGGTTGTTAAGAAAACTTCGG CAAACTATTGACGAATTTGCTACCAGAGTTGGTCAGCAAGCGATAGTATTAGTAGCTACTCCTGGTAAACCTAACACTAGTTACAAGGTATTTGGAGCGAAACCTTTAGAAGATGTTATAAAAAACCTTAGAGGCATGATAATGGAGGAGTTAGAAAATGCCCTTGCACACCAGGCACCTCCTCCAATCCAAGAGGATCCCACACTTTTCGAATTGCCTCCACTTATAATTGATGGCATTCCAACTCCTGTTGAAAAGATGACACAAGCACAATTGAGGGCTTTTATTCCATTGATGTTGAAATATTCAACTGGAAGGGGGAAACCTGGTTGGGGAAGAGAATCTACGAGACCACCTTGGTGGCCGAAAGAGCTGCCTTGGGCTAACGTGAGGATGGATGCACGAAGCGAAGACGAAAAACAAAAG ATATCGTGGACTCATGCCTTGCGACAGATtgttataaattgttacaaGTTCCATGGAAGAGAGGATCTTCTACCAGCATTCACTGAAGAAGACGAAAAAGCCAATGCTGCTGCCACCGCTAATGCCAAT ataaCTACACAGTATACTCCAACAGTACTTCACACCATTACGAATCCAGATGGTACTGTGAGCATTGTCCAGGTTGATCCTAACAATCCAATAATCACTTTGCCTGATGGAACTACTGCACATGTTCAAGGAATGGCTACG TTACAGTCTGCGCAGGGTGATGGAAGTCAAGTTCATGCTATTCAAACAATCACAGAAGGTGGCGCTGCTGGTGAAGTCGTGGACCTCAATTCTGTAACGGAAGCTACTCTGAATTCTGAGGGGCAAATTATATTGACTGCTGAAGATGGACATG TAAGTGGAGTGATCACAGTACCAGTAACAGCATCCATGTATCAAACTATGGTAGCCAATATTCAACATCTACACACAAACAGTGACGGAACTGTCTGTGTCACCCCTGTAGTACAAGTACCAAAA GTGGAACCAAATTGTGGTGAAAGCATGGACACTTTGACTGTTACTCCAAGTGGTATCACAACACATTCAATGATGATACAAGGTTCTGGTGGAGAAGCTCCCCAAGTACTTCAAGTATTGTCCTTAAAAGATGCTACAGTTTTGACTAAAGCCATGCAAGGCATCGCCGATGtcaaaacagaagaaacaataaTAAGTGACCAatag